From the genome of Bos indicus x Bos taurus breed Angus x Brahman F1 hybrid chromosome 14, Bos_hybrid_MaternalHap_v2.0, whole genome shotgun sequence, one region includes:
- the TSPYL5 gene encoding testis-specific Y-encoded-like protein 5, translated as MSGRSKGRRSSRAKGRGKSRAKGRVRAAPDDAPRDPDPPECQRLGEETKAAQVQAGAVWGGPEGAAPAPPRRPGEEAACRLPLDCGLALRARAAGTRGQAVTRPCLVKATSFPERLVSDTVFVGTVGTVARPRNGPRVGSRRGPAAKKAPDTCSAVGRGSAALAGGKPKKGPAAEAASVPVGEEKVENAGSGPPATEGSMDTLENVQLKLETMNAQADRAYLRLSRKFGQLRLHHLERRNLLIQNIPGFWGQAFQNHPQLSSFLNNQDKEVLSFLNSLEVEELGLARLGYKIKFYFGRNPYFQNKVLIKEYGCGPSGQVVSRSTPIQWLPGHDLQTLSQGNPDNSRSFFGWFSNHSSIESDKIVEIINEELWPNPLQYYLMSEGARAEKGKEGRPGPARPPGETPEPGVNKSN; from the coding sequence ATGAGCGGCCGGAGTAAGGGGAGAAGGTCCTCCCGCGCCAAAGGCCGTGGCAAGAGCCGCGCCAAAGGCCGAGTCCGCGCCGCGCCTGACGACGCCCCACGCGACCCGGACCCTCCAGAGTGCCAGAGGCTCGGGGAGGAGACCAAGGCGGCACAGGTGCAGGCTGGCGCGGTTTGGGGTGGCCCGGAAGGCGCTGCGCCGGCGCCGCCCCGCCGGCCCGGGGAAGAGGCTGCCTGCCGGCTGCCCCTAGATTGTGGCCTCGCGCTCCGGGCCCGGGCGGCGGGGACTCGCGGGCAGGCGGTGACCAGGCCCTGCCTGGTCAAGGCCACATCCTTCCCGGAGCGCCTGGTGAGTGACACCGTCTTCGTGGGAACCGTGGGCACCGTGGCGAGGCCGAGAAACGGGCCCCGCGTCGGAAGCCGGCGAGGCCCCGCCGCGAAGAAGGCCCCAGATACCTGTAGTGCGGTGGGAAGGGGGTCTGCGGCCTTGGCCGGTGGGAAGCCAAAGAAAGGGCCCGCGGCGGAGGCCGCCTCCGTCCCCGTGGGCGAGGAGAAGGTGGAGAACGCGGGGTCAGGGCCCCCGGCGACAGAGGGCAGCATGGATACGCTGGAGAACGTCCAGCTGAAGCTGGAGACCATGAACGCCCAGGCGGACCGGGCCTACCTGCGGCTCTCCCGCAAGTTTGGGCAGTTGCGGCTGCACCACCTAGAGCGCAGGAACCTCCTTATCCAGAATATTCCAGGCTTCTGGGGGCAGGCCTTTCAGAACCACCCCCAGCTCTCGTCCTTCCTGAATAACCAGGATAAAGAGGTCCTCAGCTTCTTGAATAGCTTGGAGGTGGAAGAGCTTGGCCTGGCGAGACTGGGCTACAAAATCAAGTTCTATTTCGGGCGCAACCCCTATTTCCAAAATAAGGTGCTCATCAAGGAATACGGGTGCGGCCCTTCGGGTCAGGTGGTGTCTCGTTCCACTCCAATCCAGTGGCTCCCCGGGCACGACCTCCAGACCCTTAGCCAGGGGAACCCCGACAACAGCCGGAGCTTCTTTGGGTGGTTTTCAAACCACAGCTCCATCGAGTCTGACAAGATTGTGGAGATAATCAACGAGGAATTGTGGCCCAATCCCTTACAGTACTACCTGATGAGTGAAGGGGCCCgtgcagagaaaggaaaggagggcaGGCCGGGTCCTGCGAGGCCGCCAGGGGAGACCCCGGAACCTGGGGTAAACAAGTCCAACTGA